ATGGAAAATCgcctaagaaaaaaaaatccaaagacGGGagatatgtaatttttttttttttttcggtgAGATTGAAATGAAACAGCAGAACACAGCTTCCAGGGGAGCTTGTAACAGGCTGTTTAAACCGCACTTGTTACCTTCACGATGGATGATGTGAATAATTTGAATCTCCTCAAACTTGGTTAAAAGCTGTTGGATATTACGAATCAAGATATGCAAGGGATGGTGGATCTGGCAATCTTTCTTGATCATGTTCTCATCCTCCAAGCAATCtatctcaaccattaattttGTGAACCGTAGATTAATGACAATTTTGAGGCTAGATAGAATTCCCCAAAGCTCCATCTCAAATGAACTGCCTTTGCCAATGTTCTGAAGAAAACCGCTGCACCACCTTCCTTCCCCATCCCGAATAACACCACCAGCCACAGGGAGATATGTAATTTATATAGGCTTAAAGATGcttatttttatctatttttgtaTTTGGTACATCGATATATTGCTTACAAATTATGttttatgattttctttttcttaaataTACCAATGTTTTAAAATGGATATGGAGATTCCCATCTAGACCGGGACAGGAAAGCAGTCCTCATCCCTATCCCGCCCTATTTGCGACTCTACATCCAAAGGGTAAAGTTCCTAACCTATCTTCTTATTGCAAAAACTGAGAAGATCATTAGCACCTTAAACAGAATttactctttctttttttattaactttccTTATGCAGTTGATTGAGGATAATTGGAATAAAAGATATCATCTTGATCACTCTTGCTAATAAAAATGTAAGACTAGTACAATAACAGGGAGGTAAAAGTGCAACACCCCATATGAAAATAGATTACATCTACTTGACCTAATAATTTCATCCTGAACTAGAGACAGCTTCCCGGCAGTTTTCTGCTTCCGAAgctatctcttcctcttcaggAAAACTAGGAGCTTTTGGGATCAAACCCAGTACTTTGAACATGAGTTGATCAGCATCATAATCATTGTTAGGAGTAGTCAACAGCTTCTCACCAGTAAAGATTGAATTTGCACCAGCAAGAAAGCAGAGTGCCTGCTCAGGCATTGAAAAACGGACTCGTCCAGCTGATAACCTCACCATTGCTTTCGGCATCACTATTCGTGCTGTAGCAATCATTCGAATCATCTCCCATATTTCAACTGGCTGAAAATAGGTAGACAGATGAATAACATTTAGCTTGGAAGTTGCAAATTATAGTAGCAAATCTAAGAGTAGAATGGACACAAGGCCGTTAGCAAAAATTAACAGTTTTGGTGTGTCAGAACCAATGTATTAGTGAAGAGGTTTCGGTGTCTCTGAACCAATAATCAAGGAGACGGTtctaaaattatgctaaaactGTGGATTTTTGCAACCTAACATTATGCACATTCACAATAAACTCCTCTAGCAGCAATAAAATTACCTTCTGATCTGCAAGAGGAGTGCCTTCTACAGCTAACAGAGCGTTGATGGGAACACTCTCGGGGTGAGCGGGGAGTGTTGCAAGTGTATGTAGCAGGCCTACCCGGTCTTCTTCGGCTTCTCCAAGCCCTATTATGCCTCCTATTAACACAAAATATATGAGTTTTAATCATATAGCCATTCATCTCTCCCGTAGAAAGTTCTTATACGACATATATGATGAAGAAAGCTTAAAGCTACAAAAGAAGACATTAATAATAGGACTTCTTAACCACTAAATTTTAAAGAAATCACCTGAGCAGACATTGATTCCTGCTTCTCTCACATGTTCAAGTGTTTTCAGCCGTTCATCATATGATCTTGTAGTAATAATGTTGGGGTAATATTCTCTTGAGGTGTCAAGATTATGATTATAAGCTGTAAGGCCAGCTTGCTTGAGTTCTTCGGCCTGCTGCTTCTCCAACATGCCCAAGGTGCAGCAAACCTCCATGCCCATTTCCCTGGTATACATATAGAGATGCTTCAGTAAGAGGCCTGAGATTTGAATAGAACCAAATACGCATAGAGGGTCTAGGAATTTTCCTATCCTTCAGCGATTAGTGACTTCTCTACAGCTTGGTATTCACAATCTTTCATTCGCGAAATCAAAACTTATAGTTGTGTTAGACCATAATCCTTAGGTTGAACACTTGATAAAAACATTAAGGACTTGTGgcaaagttttttttatataacaaaaagaaGCCGAAAAAGAATTGAGGCGAGTTATATTTTAGTTTGTCATTGTTTATATCGGATGGAAATGAAAGGTAAAAGTAAGATTACGATTAACTCCCAAAATCAAACTGAAATGAGTGAAAGTCTGCTCCACTtataaaaaaagggcggcccggtcgcactacgcgtccccgctgagcgagggtccggagaggggtcccaccacaagggtctACTCCACTTATATTGCAGTAAAAACTTATTGCTATGTgttgtataaaataaaattattcattGTGTAAAAAGATATCTATCTTACTTTAAATTTCCTACACTATTCTCAACAGAATTAAGTCCAATTATATGAGAAGTTCAAATTACTTTCTATCACTAGAAAAACAATacctttttcttcattttatattCAACATATCAAGTAAGGTTCAAGTTCTAGATCGAAAAGCAGATGCTAAATACAGGAATTGATAATGGTGGGGTTTTCTCCATTTTCTTCCATATGAACTGAATAAGACACTCGGACATGCTTAGACACACAATTTATGATTCCAAGATAATTATCACGCCCAGGTAGTTCGCAAATTTGCATAAAGTGGTTTGCTTCTTACCTTATATCTTTTACATAATCTAGGATCTGGTTAAAGTTGGTTTTTCTTCCTACTGTGTCTCTCCATGCAGCACCCATACAGAAACGTGTGCTACCGGCTTCTTTTGCCTGTCATGAAAGATAGAACATATCAGATACTACTTGGATTCTGCGTGAATCAGTTTCAGAATTGAGAACAAATACTTCATAAGAGTTTATAAAGTAGCAACATTCTACCAGTTCACCAAACAGCGTATATGCTAAGTGTCATGGGACAAACTTGGCTACGCCAAAGTCCCTGTGTGGCCCCGAGACTTCCTCAAGTCATCAACCAGCCAACCAATATATCGAGGGGATTTATCCCCTATATGCATTCCGCCAAGTCCTACTTCCGATAGTATAGCCGAACCTATGCCATTACTCATTAGCCACTTTAGAATACCGTCCCACAAGATTCCCTCACTGTATACCTCGACCTTTGTAGGAGTGTGCACTATGGGCCTGACGGTCCCATAGTGTCAATAGGGCTCCTTCCTATGAAGAAATCCGCCTCTCTTTCACAAGGCCGGATGCCCATCTCTTAAGTCTCCTAGTCCCTGATGGACTAAGATGGATCACTTAAGCCAAGTGCCTATTCACTTCCCTGGGGTGGCAGGATCCTACGCTGAACAGTCCTTGTCCCCTATAATAGTCTATATAGGATCTTGGGGTCTAGAAGGAACAACCTTTAATATGTTCCATTCAACACTCCTTGCTGAAGCCCCCTCGTAGTTGTGCCATGGACCAACTGCCTCCCCTTACACTTAGAACATCAAGAGCTCATTTTGAAGGTCCTATGTATCTTAGTCACCCAATTTAGTTAGCTAAACTTGAATTACAGAATTTAGGCAAATTAATGGAAGTAAACAACATTCTTTAAAGTGCAAATTTTGTGTTTCCATAAGAACCACACAATACTTCAACTCAACCAAAAAAAGACAAGTGCCCCTGAAGTAGGGGTGGCAATTTCTAACAGGATTTGCAGAAACAACCCAACTAACACAACACATTGACATGATAGCCCAAAATTTCCACCCCTACGAGTGAAGAACCAATTTCTATCCCATAAGCACTTAAGATTCAGTGAATTGGTCAAAACCAATATAATTCTACATACAGTTGAAAGTAAAATTGACAAAGAAATTGAAGTACTAGAGAAGGATGAAAGGATAAAAGGGCACATACCCTTTTGGCTGCCTCCATAACATCATCTTTCATCATAAGTTTTTGGGCTTTAACACCAGTTTTATACCTTGAAGATTGAGGACAATAAGAACAATCCTCACTACACCCACCAGTCTTAATAGAAAGAAGTGTGCATTGCTGCACTTCTCTAAAATTCTGAGCATGCCTATGAACTTGAGCCTGACAGAATAAATAACCCATAATCAAAATGGTAATTTTATCCACCATTACTTCAAAATCCAATTCAAACAATTAGGAAAATTAAATGGGAAGTAGACTAACTCCGTGAAAAAGGAGATCGAGAAGTGGAGAATCATAAACATCTCTGATTTCTTCACGGGTCCAATTAGTTCTTGGACCTTGATTTATGGTTTTCTCAGCCTGAATTGAAGCAGCTGATGAAGAATATGAAGAATGCCATGAATATAGAGAAGAGGGTCTAAGTTGTTGAGGACGAAGGATTGATCTAATTGAAAACATCTGGCTTTTAATGTTTTATGTTTGTTTGAAAATGTCGGgcttcttctcttctttctttGTTTCGTTAAGAACTAGGAGAAGTAGCAGAAGACAAGAGGGTTGGGTTTTAGAGTGTGTTAAGAACTCAACTACTCGCTACCTAACTGAGACTGATGTTGCTGTATTATTactagggttaatttcaaatcaaatcaaatcttTATGTTTTTCACGTTTAAATTTGTGGTTGGTAACCTTGGCTATTTTGGGGAGTTTGCCAAATTTCACTGATAATGAGTtcaaattgaaaattttaagaattgtTATCTCgtgaaatttaataaatcaactTAAAATGGTTAATGATGCCAATTAAGGTATttgttttgtaacaaaaaaaactacAGATATAGATCTGTAAAAACGTAAAACCACAAAGactttatttgaaattaatcttTAGGGATGTTTGGTTGGGTAAAAAAGCACTAAGAAATGAGAATGTGAATGAGTTATTTCCATTTACAGTGTTTGGTTAACTAAATTTAATTATAGAATGAGAATGTGATTACTATTAGCCTATTACTAAAATAAATAGTAAATACACAgttattaattttattctatTTAATAGTTTAATTTCTCTatacatttaaattaatatttttttattatgagtATATGAATTTTAGtatatcccaaaaaaaaaattttggttaaaaactattattttaaatattaaaaatgtattgattcaaaaaaaatatattaaaaatgtattttttaatttttttaaatatgttcTGGACATCTCTTTCTTTCTCCTATCTagttttaacaaaaatataattcaaatagtcaaatatataaaattaatttttttttaagaaatataaatataacatttaaaataataatattagtaggtgtaaaactaaattttttttttgaaggaaaagcTCAGTCTTTATTAATTACTTGAAAGAATATCCTGATCGATTACATCGGTTAACCACTCAGGAGTAACGAATGAAAAAAAATCCGTTAGCATTGGAACGGGCCTGGCAATTAAGTGGGCAACCCTATTCGCTAAACGAGGGACATAATTGACTATAAACTTGTCATTATCTGATATAATGCTACGACAATCGTTTAAAAGTGCACCAAATTCGGATCGGTCCAGGACATCAGCCTTTAGCCCATGCACGATAGTCTGTGAATCAGTCTCGAATTTCACGTGCTTCCAATTCTGCTCCATTACCCATAGCATAGCATTGCGGAGGGCAATTACTTCAATTATTTTGGATTCCTTTGTCCCGTCTAAACAGCTACTGTGATATGCAATGAGTCTACCTTGTTCATCCCGAATTACAGCTCCTGTCCCGCTTTGATTTGTGTCCGCGAAATTAGCACCGTCAACGTTACATTTGACGAATTCCGCCTGCGGCGGCTTCCATTGTGTCTGATTAACTGGGCGTGGAACCACAACAGCCACAGTTCTCCTATGCGCCAATTCCCATTCCTGCAATTGCTGTCTTGCATTCCTCGCTGTTCTACCGGCATCGCACGCCTCTCCTCGCCAGATTTTATCGTTTCGCTACTTCCATATTGCGTACATCATACACAGCCGCTTTTCTTTTAGCCCAGTTCCGTCGTTCGGTCCGAGTGACAGTAGCCAGTTCGTTATGTTTTCTGCTGGGAAAACAGGAGGTAATAAACCAGCAGCCCTCCAACAGCCCCTCGCGAATCGACACTGACCAAACAAATGTGCTACGTCCTCCATTCCATCATCGCACAACACGCAATAAGTAGCAACTTGGACGTTGCGTTTTGCGAGTTCCATTCTCGTAGGCAGACAGTTCGTCCCTAATTTCCAAGCGAAAGCTTTTATTTTAGGAGGGACATCACTATTCCACAGGTCTGACCATCCATTAATCGCTTCACGGTTATTTGTTATACCATCAATGGCTCGATAACCAGACTTGGAGGTATAGTTTCCATTCTTTGTATAAACCCATATCAATATATCTTCTGAACTTCGCAGTGGTGCTATAATCTGACAAATCTTCTCTGCCTCAATTTCACTAAAACAACCAAAAATTCTgtgtaaaactaaaatttaaatgCAAAACAGTATTaagaataatatttttaaaacaatatgattttttaatattttattttatatattaaaatatttgattatgtttttttattatttgtttttatttattgattttttttttggtaggaagagaaaggaaaaaacaaataaacaaaaaacctaacccgggatcagtctaggaaggctgaccccgaccctatcctctaggagaaaagacaacagaaaagaaggaggaacagaaagggtagaaacacctaacatccccccatgccgagcagctgccaagcgatccgccacgcggttttgctccatGTAAATATGGGAGAAAATAAGAgtctcaaaggcaggacgaagcctcaaaatagctttgatgagattttggctcttaagacaaacagcctggctatccgaaatcctgttgattgcctccaaattgtcagactccaccgaaagccttttaatacccatgcgaatggcgagtttaatacccGACAGAATACcctagagctccgcagaaaaggaggagcccgttcccaagttatgggtaaacccagccagccaagcgccaccagcatcccgaagaactcctccagcagcaattctgccattgctaaggcatgatccatccgtatttaacttgacaaccccttatCTGGGCTTACTCCAACCAACTAAGAGGACCTCTTTATCCGGGGAAGGGCGAAcaaggggctctccttcaattttgtaataacagagagctttttcgagaagtaaaaccgtaagtcaggaataaggacagtcttctcagcaaatagctcttcattcctccatttccaaatttggtgacatataatagcgaagagaatggCACCGTGCTCCATATTGGCCAACAAATTCTCATTGGCTCCTTCAGAGAACTAGTCACCTTCAGAATAAGCCATGAaagaaggaaggatgtggtgagggaggcacccttcccaaacctttttgctattcgggcaatccctcaaagcatggcacaaggtttccacatggccgctgcatctgctacaggcacctgactcagccaagtgccttctatgcctatccgcattcgtgaggagcctgtctttgactcccagtcATAGGAAACTTCTAATGCGGTAAGGGattttgagggcccaaatggacttccaaatctccaaaggaggatcagccctattaggggtaaaagcttcataggccgatttacaagaataagtaccattattcgtcaaggcccagcagtgtctgtccttatcctcctcttgattgctaatcttcactcctctaatattaaggagggtctccaggctaaagaaggagtcgaacttagaccagatccagtctccctccgagtccaccacataaGCAACTTTCCAGGAAAGGAAGTCACACGGCGGAGGGGTGCTACACACTtcaatcagcggtttatcaccaatccaggtgtcataccagaaactaatggatttaccattacccacctccaggccaatccccgtacaaaactcagcaaaaacagcactaagccctttccagaggaaggaacagctggcAACCCTCTCCTTCAGGCCACCAAAAATtctgtctttccgatacttgccgcacagaagacgaacccaaagggaggagggggattgccacattttccaaagaagcttcattaacaggactttattgtTGT
The window above is part of the Euphorbia lathyris chromosome 3, ddEupLath1.1, whole genome shotgun sequence genome. Proteins encoded here:
- the LOC136221557 gene encoding biotin synthase, mitochondrial codes for the protein MFSIRSILRPQQLRPSSLYSWHSSYSSSAASIQAEKTINQGPRTNWTREEIRDVYDSPLLDLLFHGAQVHRHAQNFREVQQCTLLSIKTGGCSEDCSYCPQSSRYKTGVKAQKLMMKDDVMEAAKRAKEAGSTRFCMGAAWRDTVGRKTNFNQILDYVKDIREMGMEVCCTLGMLEKQQAEELKQAGLTAYNHNLDTSREYYPNIITTRSYDERLKTLEHVREAGINVCSGGIIGLGEAEEDRVGLLHTLATLPAHPESVPINALLAVEGTPLADQKPVEIWEMIRMIATARIVMPKAMVRLSAGRVRFSMPEQALCFLAGANSIFTGEKLLTTPNNDYDADQLMFKVLGLIPKAPSFPEEEEIASEAENCREAVSSSG